The sequence aactgagaccctGGAAGTTTGCAGAGCTCTAATGAAAAAGCCAAGACTAGATTCAAAGCTCCTGACTTCCAAGCCACTCACTGTTCTTTCCACTTTCCCAGCCTGCCAAAAAGCTAAGAATTTAGACTGGAGATGACAAAGCATGAATGCAAAGATGTACTATGGTGCtatcaaagatatttttaaatataaactgaTCAGGGAGAGAAAAGAGTGGTAGGAACACCTCCACGGTTCGTCTTTTTGCTTTCTACTTTTTCGAGTATTTACCATTTTGAAGCTTACTGTTGTCAAGGTGCATAAGTTTGCACGTGGTTAGGGCAGTCCCATTAAACACGCACAGGAACTGAACTATGGCACTAAAGTGTGCGTTACCATGGAAAACATAACTTTCTCCTCTTTCTGGGGCCCTTGAAACCCTTCTGCCCCAAGATATTCGTCTATCTCCAAAATCTGCCCTTAAAGCCCTGCTATAAATACTGCTCACCAACTCCAAGACAAGCCGGGCACTGCGGGCGGAGGGCGTGAGACGGGCCTAGGTGTGGCCGAGGCGCCGCACGGGACAGGCTAGATGGTCTCGAGGTGGTCGCGCGGGAGTCGGCGGAGACCAACAGGGCGGGGTCTCAGGCCAGATCCAGCTTCTTCTGCGTCGCCGCCAGCTTGTCTTGCAGCCTCTTCTTCCTCCAGTCCAGGTAGCGCCGCCGCAGCCGGTTTGCCTGCCAGCCCACGAGCACTCCGGAGGCGAAAGCCACCAGTACAGACAACTGCAGCGTCCTCTCGGACACGTCCGCCATCGCGAACCCGGGGCCGTGCGGCGCGGCTACGGCGAGCGGCGGGGTCAAAAGACCCAGCGCGTTCAGGGGCGGTCACGTGCTGCGGCGCATCTCTTGAATCTCGTGGGTGGGtagagaatatgcctgcaatacaAAAGAACCGAGTTCGATCccgggtcggcaagatcccccggagaaggaaatggcaaccccctccagtattcttgcctgggaaatcccatggacagaggagcctgtcaggctacagtccgtggagtcgcaagagtcagacttggcgactaaaccaccaccacctgttGAAGACTTGCTTGGCTCTCCTACATCCCCATCTTTCCCTCCTCAGAGCCCTTACCGCACGTGTTTGGCATTCATCAGATATTTCCTTGCATTATTACCTAACTTCAGTGGTGCCTGTTTCTAACCCCATGGGCAGTTCGACCTCTTTATATTTTCTCGAAGCAGTAGAATGTGAACCAAGTATGTGACTTTaaattttctggggaaaaaaaataattttctggtaaCTTATTAAGAATGCAAACAGATGAAATTgttgttaatatatattttacttagtTTACATAGAGGAAGTTATtatgagggttttttttctttttttatattaaaagtctGTGAAATCTGGTGTAGATGTTAAAATTAACCAAACATCTCAATTTGAACAGTAAATTTTTAGTGCAGATATTTGATCAGTTTCTAGAATTTGTAAAAGTTAGTTGATAAGTTAGATTCACATACCCACATCGTTCCAAATACATGTAAAAATTTCTCCAATGACTGAGTTGAATATtggtttttatattaaaaatcattaaattgtttttatagatttattttattttatttggctgcagcaggtcttggttgcagcatacAAGATCTTTTCAGATGTGGCATGGGAGCTTTTGgcctttcctggtagctcagctgctaaagaatctgcctgcaatgcaggagaccctgctggagaagggataggctactacccactccagtctggcctggaggattacgtgggctgtatagtccatggggttgcaaagactcagacatgactgagtgactttcactttcacttgtaagCTTTGAGGGGTGGCATTTGagctcttaattgcagcatgagggatctagtcccctgactagGTATCAAACTTGGGTTCCCTGCCCTGGGAgtttggaatcttagccactggaccaccagggaagtccctaaattgtttttaaaaattcaaaaattggTTCTTCAGTCATGCTAACCACATAGGCAgcttcgttgttcagtcgctagttgtgtctgactcttcgggaccccacggaccacagcacaccaggctcctgtgtccctcactgtctcccagaatttgctcaaactcatgtccgttgagccagtgatgttatctaaccatctcttcttctgccgttcccttcttttgccttcaatcttttctagcatcagtgtcttttccaatgagttggctgttcatgtcaggtggccaaagtattggaacttcagctaccgcatcagtccttccagtggctgttcagggttgatttcctttcagattgactggtttgatctccttgcagtgcaggggctgAGGAGACCATAGTTCAGAAAGACGCACTCTCGTTGTTTCCTGAGCCCACTGGGCAGGGTGCCACCTGAGGGCGTTTCCAGGGTGGTCTTCCTGTGTGCTGTACTTTCCCCCCAATACTTTCAGGACTAACTCCTTCACCTCCTTTAGGTTTTTGCCAACTGTCACTTTCTCATCGGGACCTAGTTAAACGTCACAAGCCCAACAAATCCCCGCTGTCTGGTACTTCTGCTCTCTGTTTTCCTGCTTTGTTCTCCTACTCCATCCTCATCACCCTCCATGTGCTATGGAATttattggtttggccaaaaatttcagTCAGGGTTTCCATAGTATGTTaccaaaaatccaaacaaactttttggccaacccaatcctTACTTAATACAAAAACTGTTTATCTCCAGATCCCCTTCTACTATGTAAGCTACTTGagggtgggtttttttgttttgttttgttttttggtctcaGTTGTATATTGATGAGTCCCAAGTGCCTACAATAATGGCTGGcacaaagtgttagttgctcagttatgtctgactctctgtgaccccatggactgtagcccgccaggctcctccatccatgggattctccagacaagaatactggagtgggtagtcattcccttctccaggagatcgtcctgacccagggatcaaacctgggtctcctccattgccagCAGATTTTTTTGCCCTCTGAGGTTTGCAAGTAACAGACACTTAGTAAACATTTCATGTTGAGTGACAGGCATGGAGTGGTTACAAGAGGCTTATTTGTGGGTGACTGAACTAAATCTTCAATTGTGCCCACTGCTGCCGCCTGTTcgcggcggggggtggggggggtggggttcGAGGAAACAAGAAACGAGAGATTTGTAAAGGAGTTCAGATTTCGTTAGGCATATGTCCCTCCAGCCATAGGagcgaggacctcctaccttaactggaggtcttctggaaCCTGAGACTGAGCCACGTGAGCTTTTTGCTGTCCCGGTTTCCAGCACTATGGTCCTCCTGTCACTTCCCTTGTGCTGGGTTTTCTTCACGTTTCGCTTCTACCTCGGGAGCTTCACTGAGTTGGGCTCCTGCTGCGCTTGGCCTCTTCCGAGcggaggttgtttcagccaggttaaacccGAGTCACGGCATCAgagatgtcaggcgagtgtatgctcctcgacTCTTGTCTCagcacaacaaagatttggagtgatggacattaaagccctcggcgTGTCATAGCGCTCAGGTcctggacagaccgtgttatagctcttagagaaAAGCTCcactttatttagaagatagcaagAAAATCCATTTACAaggcgtgagggcacgtcgatccaaagacacgaagagaagagcGCCACAGCATgcgggagagagagaaagtcagaaatggtcaacaaaagagtccgaaatgcagtacttggatgcaatctcaagaacgacagaatgatctctgttcgtttccaaggcaaaccattccatatcacggtaatccaagcctatgccccaaccagtaatgctgaagaagctgaactattctatgaagacctacaagaccttttagaactaatacccaaaaaggatgtctttttcattataggggactggaatgcaaaagtaggaagtcaagaaacatctggagtaacaggcaaatttggccttggagtacagaatgaagcaaggcaaaggctaatagagttttgccaagagaatgcacaggtcatagcaaacaccctcttccaacaacacaggagaagactctacacatggacatcaccaggaggtcaacaccgaaatcagattgattatattctttgcagccaaagatggagaagccctatacagtcagcaaaaacaagaccaggagctgactgtggctcagaccatgaactccttattgccaaattcagacttaaattgaagaaagtggggaaaaccgctagatcattcaggtatgacctaaatcaaatcccttatgatttaagggactagatctgatagagtgcctgatgagctatggacagaggtttgtgacattgtacaggagacagggatcaagaccatccccaagaaaaagaaatgcaaaaaggcaaaatggctatctgaggaggccttacaaatagctgtgaaaagaaaaaacgtgaaaagcaaaggaaaaaaggaaagatacacccatttgaatgcagagttccaaaaaatagccaggagagataagaaagtcttcctcagtgatcaatgcaaagaaatacaggaaaacaatagaatgggaaagactagagatctcttcaagaaaattagagattccaagggaacatttcatgcaaagatgggttcgataaaggacagaaatggtatggacctaacagaagcagaagatattaagaagaggtggcaagaatacacagaaggactgtacaaaaaagatcttcactacccagataatcacaatgatgtgatcactcacctagagtcagacatcctggaatgtgaagtcaagtgggccttagaaagcatcactatgaacaaagctagtggaggtgatggaattccagttgagctgtttcaaatcctgaaagatgatgctgtgaaagagctgcactcaatataccagtagatttggaaaactcagcagtggccacaggactggaaaaggtcagtttccattccaatccaagagaaaggtaatcccaaagaatgttcaaactactgcacaattgcactcatctcacacgctagtaaagtaatgctcaaaattctccaagccaggcttcagcaatacgtgaaccgtgaacttccagatgttcaagctggttttagaaaaggcagaagaaccagagatcaaattgccaacatctgctggatcatcaaaaaagcaagagagttccagaaaagcatctatttctgctttattgactatgccaaagcctttgactgtgtgaatcacaataaactgtggaaaattcttcaagagatgggaataccagcccacctgacctgcccattgacaaacctatatgcaggtctggaagcaacagttagaactggacatggaacaacagactggttccaaatagaaaaaggagtatgttaaggctgtatattgtcactctgcttatttgacatatgcagagtacatcatgagaaacgctgggctggaagaagcacaagctggaatcaagattgctgggagaaatatcaataacctcagatatgcagatgacactacccttatggcagaaagtgaagaggaactaaaaagcctcttgatgaaagtgaaagaggagagtgtaaaagttggcttaaagctcaacattcagaaaactaggatcatggcatctggtcccatcacttcatggtaaatagatggggaaacagtggctgactttattttggggggctccaaaatcactgcagatggtgactgcagccatgaaattaaaagacgtttactccttggaaggaaagttatgaccaacctagatagcatattaaaaagcagagacattactttgccaacaaaggtctgtctagtcaaggctatggtttttccagtggtcatgtatggatgtgagagttggactgtgaagaaagctgagcgccaaagaattgattcttttgaactgtggtgttggagaagactcttgagaatcccttggactgcaaggagacccaaccagtctatcctaaaggaaatcagtcctgggtgttcgttggaaggactgatgctgaagctgaaactccaatactttggccacctgatgcgaagagttgagtcattggaaaagaccctaatgctgggagggattgggggcaggaggagaaggggacgacagaggatgagatgactggatggcatcactgactcaatggacatgagtttgagtaaactccgggagttggtgacagacagggaggcctgacgtgctacaattcatggggtcgaaaagagtcggacaggactgaacgactgaactgaactgaagtgaactaaaTCTTAAGTGGGATAGATAAGTAGGATAATCCAAAGAAGAAACTTAATTTCCCCGGATATTCATTTTCTCAGTTGTAAAATGAGGAGTTTAGTATGATTCAATAGGTCTGAGGCACATTTAAAAGCCAGTTTTGGCTGCCTGACACTCTgtactttggccactgctgaTATTGCAATTTGAGCTTCACTTAGAATCCATGCCTCATCCCTAAGTGGCCCTTGGGTTAAAAATAAGCCAGGTCATGTACACGGGAGCCTTGAATATGGGAGAACCTTAGACACATAGACCTGGCAGAGACCATAGAAAATTGCCCTTGTTTTATTttcgtttttaaaaaaaatttttttttaatttggcacaTGGAATCCTTGATCTTCAttgaggcatgcagaatcttagttacagcatgtgggatttagttccctgaccagtctccctgcattgggaatgcagaatcttagccagtggaccactggggaagttttcaaatcctCTTGTTTTAGGAGGAGGTAACTCAGGCCAGAGGGGTGAATAGAGCTGATGGGAAGGAGTTCAGAGGTATAAGATTTAAATCCCTCTTAAAAAGCTAGTGTGCCCCTGATGTGAGATTTTGTATTTTCCCCCCGGGTATATTGTTTCAGTGGGACATTTTAGTAGACTTGATAATGGTCAACTGGCTTTGAGGTGATGATTACTGGGGATTTACAGGCTGAATAGTCAAGTGTAATGAGTTAAAGAATTACAAGAGTGTACTTTGAATGATATATTAACTACCACTGTTGAGTCTGCATTTCAAAGTGCTCACCAAGCAAAAGATATTACTATTTACAGTATTAGGCTTACATTTGTTGTAAGTTCATTTAATGTATGTATGCAAATGGAATTGGtttcatctccaactctttttgTCATTACCTGTGTGTTCGGTATCATACCAAGAAATCATTGCAAATCCCTTGTCATGAAAGTGTTTCCCTGTTTTCCTGTAAGAAttgtatagttttagctcttatatttaggcctttgattcatttttgagttactttttgtatatggtataaggtAAAGTTTCAACCTCACTCATGTGGACGTCCAGTTATCCCAGCATCATATGTtgaggagactgtcttttccccattgaatgTTCTTGGCATCCTTGCTGAAAATCAACTGATGGTATAGCttagggtttatttctaggctgtctgttctgttccattgatttatatgtctgttcttatgccagtaccacactgtttcaTTACTGTGGTTTTATAGTAAGTTTAGtaatcaggaagtgtgagtcctccaacttcgttctttcctatttttttgttttatcacGAACACTCTCATGTGAAGTGggggtttagttgttaagttgctcctgactcttgtgaccccgtggaatgtAGCTGGCCATGCCCCTgcgctgcaggcggattctctagcagcagagccactggggaagccccatgtgaAGTGGTGTGTCACCGcgattttcatgtgtttactggtccctagtatatcttctttggagaaatgtcttttcccCAGTTTAAAAACTGCGTTGCTTTGTGCCCTGGTTACTTTTACTTAAATTCTGTGTATATGTTTTAATCCTAcagttattactgttgttttacaCAGCCAATATTCATTAAGATTCACCCACATTTTTACTGGGGTGAAAGAATTGCTTTTTGTTGCTCTTCATacctctttgtgtctctgtgctTCCATCTAGAATTATTTCTCTTCTACCTAAAAACTCCACTTAACATATTCTGTAGCAAATCTGCTGCTAAAGAAATTTCTCAATTATAATTTGCTTAATTATCCTTATTTCACTTTTGCTTTGGAAGGATAATTTCCAGGGCATAGAATTCTAGGttatgcattatttttctttgttgctttaAAGGTATCATTACCTTTTCTTCAGGCTGAGAAGTCAATCATAAATTTTGCTTTTGTGTCTTTCATGGCAGCATGAATTTTTACCTTTCTTCTGGCCAATTTTagtattttctcctttaatttttagTAATTTGATATGCTGTTCTTAAGTGAGTTTTATTTGTATTGACCCATCTTGTGTTCACAGTTTATTGGATCTGTGACTTGTTGTTGTCATTTGTCTTGCTTTGGCAGTACGACAAAGATTACAGGATCGAAGTTCC is a genomic window of Muntiacus reevesi chromosome 3, mMunRee1.1, whole genome shotgun sequence containing:
- the MTLN gene encoding mitoregulin; this encodes MADVSERTLQLSVLVAFASGVLVGWQANRLRRRYLDWRKKRLQDKLAATQKKLDLA